One region of Triticum aestivum cultivar Chinese Spring chromosome 6B, IWGSC CS RefSeq v2.1, whole genome shotgun sequence genomic DNA includes:
- the LOC123134343 gene encoding SNF2 domain-containing protein CLASSY 3: MPKPPPVVELPTRKTVPLIDIDGDDDDGGRSGRHGGGPATGGRSGGPERGEGGSRAKGGRSGRSERGEGGGRAKRGRPGSRERGREGPSVGGRVAAGSPPPRRNPATASSPYVVRSGAANPPSINLDSDSDSDSDSDSDDDMRGRRSNKVAARHHGRGEDSRARGRKRAAASSPGGFRKAKKQRRGSSSGTKAHGAGGRALAVRPVDEPRTSHKSRKHKRLEAVRRPRSHHSNDDGRLGRSGHGGGDRGRRDAAPARQVGAVVASSPRSRSGDRGKVAAKYSVDEGDDEEMEDTSSDDDGRFGHRGRHGAAPARQAGKVVASRNRSRDGHRRSRTVVTDDSGDDDGDEETGSSDDNDEESRDEEEEEVEDVMKGANTDDGSGDSEEEEEEEEEEEDEDEEDVMRGTNKDDESDDREEEEEEDDSEEEEEDVMKRKSKENVDVMKGKSKGGDDLMKRKEDVDMMKGKNKEDDNGNSNGRCKSVEEEVGGEDDGNSTHDDSSDANADEEESEDTTETEEEEEEAAEEEEEESDEAEQDRRVAPRRNAEAGQNQRVAPSSNGEAGVRARPAVEGLPRIRKRRFEGLWIVEEPDTTRPPPGRGLISERTRSHLSCSNKKLLKRGTVSRPVLLDTSSSGSDPEEAVPPPQPTSWAAEDDSSGEDRRPAKKKKRRCRAQGARSEEEGSDDPDAEPDDDRTIPRNAGKGPSSSRPKTGASNRQQSAAKERGKTHAGSSTNPRRAKNHAASTADGRGLQDDIFFKKSSLSHRKGKHPEEEDIPCNDLLSSLIDGIPSYRNGSAPADAPQGGGDTMPLVFKFGEEAEVKSEHDELEDQQWEDMDLAFQATNANAHSSEEVEESQGQDIPSDQKTLCSQGKHHLVTDDQIGTWCEHCSFVLEIKYVMAPMGNCSAEREPTARELNMDNIIFNGVLTTMGYEGEFITGSHKSGPVWNLIPGVREDMFPHQQEAFEFMWKKLAGGIDIEEVKKIVKTDTLSGCVISHAPGTGKTRLAITFVQSYLELFPQCFPVIIAPKGMLDTWETEFRKWNVKIPFHILNSRDIHWHGDKTVEKLASNDKELARRLSTSSINKNYMRALKLRSWAEGSSIVGLSYYLFQKLTKGEGNDDDKLRQMLLQRPDLLILDEGHTPRNKESNIFKALAEVRTKKRIILSGTPFQNNFEELRSIFSLLLPANFEAMDFFPSSKLHNVTDVMVDEIRKKLDPFVHIHNGDILHKSLEGLRESVVILNPLPSQKRIIAMMEKHKTRGKRAQKKETQGSTLEWEYKISLASVHPSLVAGMEKLPEEVASLVDELPLERLRLKPSEGVKTRFVYEVVRLCQALKERVLVFSQLLEPLELIMQQLRKEFNWTKGKEIMYMSGNVPPKTRKALMMAFNDVESEAKVMLASTKACGEGITLVGASRVVLLDVVWNPSVGRQAIGRAYRIGQQKIVHTYNLIAEGTQEKAKYDTQAKKDQMSKLLFSSEPQPSECNPSSEFISNDRILEQMTEDENLKEMFVSILPSQS, from the exons ATGCCCAAGCCGCCGCCGGTCGTCGAGCTCCCGACACGCAAGACCGTCCCGCTCATCGAcatcgacggcgacgacgacgacggaggTCGCAGCGGCCGTCATGGCGGAGGCCCTGCTACGGGGGGCCGTTCCGGCGGCCCGGAACGCGGTGAAGGCGGAAGCCGCGCTAAGGGGGGCCGTTCAGGCCGCTCTGAACGCGGTGAAGGCGGAGGACGCGCTAAGCGAGGCCGTCCCGGCAGTCGCGAACGCGGTCGGGAGGGTCCGTCGGTCGGTGGTCGCGTGGCGGCGGGATCGCCGCCACCGCGACGAAACCCCGCCACGGCGTCTTCTCCGTACGTCGTCCGCTCCGGCGCCGCGAATCCGCCGTCCATCAACCTCGACAGCGACAGCGACAGCGACagcgacagcgacagcgacgacgacatgCGCGGCCGGCGCTCGAACAAGGTAGCCGCACGCCATCATGGCCGGGGGGAGGATTCACGCGCGAGAGGTCGCAAGAGGGCGGCGGCCTCCTCGCCCGGTGGCTTCAGGAAGGCGAAGAAGCAGAGACGAGGGTCGTCGAGCGGAACCAAGGCGCACGGGGCGGGGGGTCGCGCTCTCGCGGTGAGGCCTGTCGACGAACCGCGAACCTCCCACAAGTCGAGGAAGCACAAGAGACTCGAGGCCGTCCGTCGTCCTCGGTCTCATCATTCCAACGACGATGGACGGCTCGGGAGATCCGGCCACGGGGGCGGCGACAGGGGCCGGCGTGATGCTGCGCCGGCGAGGCAGGTCGGCGCAGTTGTTGCGTCAAGCCCTCGTTCGCGGAGCGGCGACCGAGGTAAAGTGGCTGCGAAGTATAGCGTGGACGAAGGTGATGATGAAGAGATGGAAGACACCAGCTCAGATGACGATGGGAGATTCGGCCATAGGGGCCGGCATGGCGCTGCGCCGGCGAGGCAGGCCGGCAAGGTTGTTGCATCTCGTAATCGTTCACGCGACGGCCACCGAAGAAGTAGAACTGTGGTAACTGATGACAGCGGGGATGACGATGGAGATGAAGAGACTGGCAGTTCAGATGACAATGATGAGGAATCccgagatgaggaggaggaggaggtggaggatgtgATGAAGGGGGCGAACACGGATGACGGCAGTGGCGAtagtgaggaagaggaagaggaagaggaagaggaggaggatgaggatgaggaggatgtGATGAGAGGGACGAACAAGGATGATGAAAGTGACgatagggaggaggaggaggaggaggatgatagcgaggaggaggaggaggatgtaaTGAAGAGGAAGAGCAAGGAGAATGTGGATGTGATGAAGGGGAAGAGCAAGGGGGGTGATGATTTGATGAAGAGGAAGGAGGATGTGGatatgatgaaggggaagaacaaggagGATGACAATGGTAATAGCAACGGCAGATGCAAATCCGTAGAGGAGGAGGTCGGTGGGGAGGACGACGGAAACAGCACTCACGACGACAGTTCTGATGCCAATGCTGACGAAGAGGAGTCTGAAGACACAACagagacagaggaggaggaggaggaggcggcggaggaagaggaagaagaatctGACGAGGCAGAGCAGGACCGGCGTGTCGCGCCTAGACGCAACGCCGAGGCAGGGCAGAACCAGCGTGTCGCGCCTAGCAGCAACGGCGAGGCCGGTGTGAGGGCCAGACCAGCCGTCGAGGGCTTGCCAAGAATCAGAAAGAGGAGATTCGAGGGGTTGTGGATCGTCGAGGAGCCCGACACCACCCGCCCCCCTCCCGGCCGGGGTCTCATCAGTGAGCGGACACGGTCGCACCTGAGCTGCTCCAACAAGAAACTGCTGAAACGTGGTACTGTAAGCAGGCCGGTCCTGCTCGACACATCGTCCTCCGGCTCCGACCCAGAGGAAGCCGTGCCACCGCCTCAGCCAACCAGCTGGGCGGCCGAGGACGACAGCTCCGGCGAAGACAGAAGgccggcgaagaagaagaagagacggtgccgggcccaaggcgcgcgctCAGAGGAGGAAGGCAGCGACGACCCCGACGCTGAACCTGATGACGACAGAACCATCCCAAGGAACGCCGGGAAGGGGCCGAGCTCAAGCCGGCCGAAGACCGGAGCGTCAAACCGGCAGCAGTCTGCTGCCAAGGAACGTGGCAAAACCCACGCTGGCTCTTCTACCAACCCACGACGCGCCAAGAATCACGCTGCAAGCACAGCAGATGGCCGCGGTCTGCAGGATGACATTTTCTTCAAGAAAAGCTCCCTGTCTCATCGCAAGGGGAAGCATCCGGAGGAGGAAGACATCCCTTGCAATGATCTGCTCTCCTCCTTAATCGACGGGATACCGAGCTACCGGAACGGCTCTGCTCCTGCCGATGCACCGCAGGGCGGCGGCGACACGATGCCTCTGGTGTTCAAGTTCGGGGAGGAAGCTGAAGTGAAATCAGAGCACGACGAGCTTGAGGATCAACAGTGGGAAGACATGGATCTTGCCTTTCAAGCCACCAATGCCAACGCTCACAGCTCCGAGGAG GTTGAAGAGAGCCAGGGGCAAGATATTCCATCAGACCAAAAAACTTTATGCAGTCAAGGGAAGCATCATTTAGTTACCGATGACCAAATTGGAACTTGGTGCGAGCACTGCAGCTTTGTTCTTGAAATTAAATATGTAATGGCCCCTATG GGGAATTGTTCAGCGGAAAGGGAACCAACGGCTCGCGAGCTGAACATGGATAATATCATTTTTAATGGCGTCCTAACAACAATGGGGTATGAAGGAGAGTTCATCACTGGCAGTCATAAAAGTGGGCCTGTATGGAATCTCATTCCTGGTGTCCGAGAAGACATGTTCCCACACCAGCAGGAAGCCTTTGAATTCATGTGGAAGAAACTGGCCGGAGGTATTGACATTGAAGAGGTGAAGAAGATTGTGAAAACTGATACTCTAAGTGGCTGTGTGATCTCTCACGCCCCAGGGACGGGGAAAACCAGATTAGCAATCACATTTGTTCAATCTTACCTCGAGCTTTTCCCGCAGTGTTTTCCGGTGATCATTGCCCCCAAGGGGATGCTTGACACATGGGAAACCGAGTTCAGAAAATGGAATGTGAAGATACCTTTCCACATACTGAATTCCAGAGATATCCACTGGCATGGAGATAAAACCGTCGAAAAACTGGCCTCGAATGATAAGGAATTGGCCCGGAGGCTGTCCACAAGCAGCATTAACAAGAATTACATGCGCGCTCTGAAATTGCGATCATGGGCTGAGGGGAGTAGCATCGTTGGACTCAGCTACTACCTGTTCCAGAAGCTCACCAAAGGAGAAGGCAATGATGATGACAAGCTGAGGCAGATGCTTCTTCAAAGGCCTGACTTGCTGATCCTTGATGAAGGACACACGCCAAGGAACAAGGAGAGCAATATTTTTAAGGCTCTTGCCGAAGTTCGTACGAAAAAGAGAATCATTCtgtccgggactccgttccagaacaattTTGAAGAGCTTCGGAGCATCTTTAGCCTCTTACTTCCGGCCAATtttgaagccatggatttctttcCTTCTTCGAAACTACACAACGTGACAGATGTGATGGTTGATGAGATCAGGAAGAAATTGGACCCttttgtgcacatccataatggcgACATTCTTCATAAATCCCTTGAAGGACTAAGAGAATCTGTTGTGATTCTGAATCCTCTTCCCAGCCAGAAGAGGATCATCGCAATGATGGAGAAACATAAGACACGTGGCAAACGTGCTCAAAAAAAAGAGACACAGGGCAGCACTTTGGAGTGGGAATACAAGATATCTCTTGCGTCTGTACATCCGTCCCTCGTTGCTGGCATGGAAAAGTTGCCAGAAGAAGTAGCATCTCTTGTGGACGAGCTTCCATTGGAGAGGTTACGGCTGAAGCCAAGTGAAGGGGTTAAGACGAGGTTTGTGTACGAGGTTGTGCGTCTATGTCAAGCTTTAAAAGAGCGAGTGCTTGTGTTCAGCCAGTTGCTTGAACCACTGGAGTTGATCATGCAACAGCTGAGAAAAGAGTTCAACTGGACTAAAGGCAAAGAGATCATGTATATGAGTGGAAATGTCCCCCCTAAAACCCGCAAAGCCTTGATGATGGCCTTCAATGATGTGGAGAGCGAGGCCAAGGTGATGCTTGCATCGACCAAGGCGTGTGGAGAAGGTATCACCCTCGTTGGAGCGTCGCgtgtggtgctccttgatgttgtGTGGAACCCTTCTGTCGGAAGGCAGGCGATTGGACGTGCTTATCGTATTGGGCAGCAAAAGATTGTCCATACATACAATCTAATCGCAGAAGGAACACAAGAGAAGGCCAAATATGACACACAAGCTAAGAAGGACCAAATGTCCAAATTACTGTTTTCAAGTGAGCCACAGCCTTCGGAGTGCAACCCGTCATCAGAGTTTATTTCCAATGACAGGATTTTGGAACAGATGACTGAAGACGAAAATTTGAAAGAGATGTTTGTGAGTATTCTCCCGTCGCAGTCGTGA